The proteins below come from a single Streptomyces spongiicola genomic window:
- the eat gene encoding ethanolamine permease produces the protein MTLEDTDTTGSGSTPPDNYLERRTLRRGSAGWLLLTGLGVAYVVSGDFSGWNIGLSKGGFGGLAAATVLMGVMYACLVFALAELSAILPTAGGGYGFARRALGTWGGFLTGTAILIEYILAPAAISIFIGDYVESLGLFGLESGWPVYLACFAVFIGIHLWGVGEALRFSLVVTAIAVAALLIFALGALTDFQVSGLNDIPVDETALGSSSWLPFGLLGIWAAFPFGMWFFLGVEGVPLAAEEAKDPVRSMPRALALSMSILVLLALITFFAATGARGSAAIQEAGNPLVVALQGDGDPTALSRFVNYAGLAGLVASFFSLIYAGSRQLFALSRAGYLPRFLSLTSRRKSPYLGLLIPGAIGFALAAGTGDGARMLNIAVFGATISYAMMALSHIVLRRREPDLARPYRTPGGVVTSSVAFVLALSALVATFLVDKDAAFIALAVYGVALAYFAFYSRHRLVARAPEEEFAALAAAEAELARD, from the coding sequence ATGACACTGGAAGACACCGACACCACGGGGAGCGGCAGCACCCCACCGGACAACTACCTCGAACGCCGGACCCTGCGCCGCGGCAGCGCCGGCTGGCTGCTGCTCACCGGGCTCGGCGTCGCCTACGTCGTCTCCGGAGACTTCTCCGGCTGGAACATCGGCCTCTCCAAGGGAGGCTTCGGCGGACTCGCCGCCGCCACCGTGCTGATGGGCGTGATGTACGCCTGCCTCGTCTTCGCGCTCGCCGAGCTGTCGGCCATCCTGCCGACCGCGGGCGGCGGCTACGGGTTCGCCCGGCGGGCACTGGGGACCTGGGGCGGCTTCCTCACCGGTACGGCCATCCTCATCGAGTACATCCTCGCCCCCGCCGCCATTTCGATCTTCATCGGCGACTACGTCGAATCGCTCGGGCTCTTCGGGCTGGAATCCGGCTGGCCCGTGTACCTCGCCTGCTTCGCGGTCTTCATCGGAATCCATCTGTGGGGCGTCGGCGAGGCCCTGCGCTTCAGCCTCGTCGTCACCGCGATCGCGGTCGCGGCGCTGCTGATCTTCGCCCTGGGCGCGCTGACGGACTTCCAGGTGAGCGGTCTGAACGACATCCCCGTCGACGAGACCGCACTGGGTTCCAGCTCCTGGCTGCCGTTCGGGCTGCTCGGCATCTGGGCCGCCTTCCCCTTCGGTATGTGGTTCTTCCTCGGCGTCGAGGGGGTCCCACTCGCCGCCGAGGAGGCCAAGGACCCGGTCCGGTCGATGCCCAGGGCACTCGCGCTGTCGATGTCGATCCTGGTGCTGCTCGCCCTGATCACCTTCTTCGCCGCCACCGGCGCCCGCGGCTCGGCGGCGATCCAGGAGGCCGGCAACCCGCTGGTGGTGGCCCTCCAGGGCGACGGCGACCCGACCGCGCTGAGCCGCTTCGTCAACTACGCCGGACTCGCCGGCCTGGTCGCCTCGTTCTTCTCGCTGATCTACGCCGGTTCGCGCCAGCTGTTCGCCCTCTCCCGGGCCGGCTACCTGCCCCGCTTCCTCTCGCTGACAAGCCGCCGCAAGTCGCCGTACCTGGGTCTGCTGATCCCCGGCGCGATCGGCTTCGCGCTGGCCGCCGGAACCGGCGACGGGGCGCGGATGCTCAACATCGCCGTCTTCGGCGCGACGATCAGCTACGCCATGATGGCGCTGTCGCACATCGTCCTGAGAAGACGCGAGCCGGACCTGGCACGCCCCTACCGCACCCCCGGCGGCGTGGTGACCTCGTCCGTCGCCTTCGTCCTCGCACTGTCCGCGCTGGTGGCGACCTTCCTCGTGGACAAGGACGCGGCGTTCATCGCGCTCGCCGTGTACGGAGTCGCCCTCGCGTACTTCGCCTTCTACAGTCGGCACCGTCTCGTGGCCCGTGCCCCGGAGGAGGAGTTCGCGGCCCTCGCCGCGGCCGAGGCGGAGCTGGCCCGCGACTGA
- a CDS encoding FadR/GntR family transcriptional regulator, producing the protein MPEKSESGDRLTSVLRPVRGGNGFEEALEQILQVVRLGLVPGGERLPAERELAERMGISRVTLREVLKVLQEEGLVESRRGRYGGTFVRQRPRTESEDELRRRIAAVDVEDTLRFREVLEVGAAGLCAAHGLSDEGARRLRTALTATHDAPLGDYRRCDTLLHLTLAELSGSPMLTTQYAAVRAALNDLLDCIPLLVRNLEHSQQQHVALVQAVLAGDAGRAREVMREHCEGTAALLRGFLA; encoded by the coding sequence ATGCCGGAGAAGAGCGAGTCCGGGGACCGGCTCACGTCCGTGCTGCGGCCGGTGCGCGGGGGCAACGGTTTCGAGGAGGCCCTGGAACAGATCCTGCAGGTCGTACGCCTGGGACTGGTGCCCGGCGGCGAGCGGCTGCCCGCGGAGCGGGAACTCGCCGAGCGCATGGGCATCAGCCGGGTCACCCTGCGCGAGGTACTCAAGGTCCTCCAGGAGGAGGGCCTGGTGGAGAGCCGCCGCGGCCGCTACGGGGGGACCTTCGTCCGGCAGCGCCCGCGCACCGAGAGCGAGGACGAACTGCGCCGACGGATCGCGGCCGTCGACGTGGAGGACACCCTGCGCTTCCGGGAGGTCCTGGAGGTCGGCGCGGCGGGGCTGTGCGCGGCGCACGGGCTCTCCGACGAGGGCGCCCGGCGGTTGCGCACGGCGCTGACGGCCACGCACGACGCCCCCCTGGGCGACTACCGGCGGTGCGACACCCTGCTCCATCTCACCCTGGCGGAGCTGTCCGGCTCACCCATGCTGACCACGCAGTACGCCGCGGTCCGGGCGGCCCTCAACGACCTGCTGGACTGCATCCCACTGCTCGTGCGCAATCTGGAGCACTCACAGCAGCAGCATGTCGCGCTGGTACAGGCGGTCCTGGCGGGCGACGCGGGCAGGGCGCGCGAGGTGATGCGCGAGCACTGCGAGGGAACGGCGGCCCTGCTGCGCGGCTTCCTCGCATAA
- a CDS encoding SLAC1 family transporter yields MGTASVAVAGASLPVAPVTAAAPVALPAAAGLRVVLEAVWALSALALAALLAARAAHWLRHRDQARADLLDPAVAPFQGCMAMAFLAVGIGSLSVGGGVIGEQAAVVTAWALLAAGTTAGLTAAVAVPYLLLTRRRVTPGQASPVWLLPVVAPMVAATLGAMLVDRVPAGGWRGAALLGCYGLFALSLLAVLVILPLVTARLLREGPPPLALTPALFLVLGPLGQSTTAVHRLADAAPAAVGEADAAALGSFATAYGTAALGLALLWLVPAAALVVRAARRGMPFAMTWWAFTFPVGTCVTGAAALSARTGAAAPAWAAAGLYAFLVAAWAAAGTLTLRGLAGGALPAAPSGPPPATGRTR; encoded by the coding sequence ATGGGCACGGCATCGGTGGCCGTCGCGGGTGCGTCCCTGCCGGTGGCACCCGTCACCGCGGCGGCCCCCGTGGCTCTGCCCGCCGCGGCGGGCCTGCGTGTCGTGCTGGAGGCGGTATGGGCGCTGTCCGCACTGGCCCTGGCGGCCCTGCTCGCAGCGCGCGCCGCACACTGGCTGCGCCACCGCGACCAAGCGCGCGCCGACCTCCTCGATCCGGCGGTCGCCCCGTTCCAGGGCTGCATGGCGATGGCGTTCCTCGCCGTCGGCATCGGCTCGCTCTCGGTCGGCGGCGGTGTGATCGGCGAGCAGGCGGCGGTCGTCACGGCGTGGGCGCTGCTCGCCGCGGGCACCACGGCCGGGCTCACGGCCGCGGTGGCGGTCCCGTACCTGCTCCTGACCCGGCGCCGGGTCACGCCGGGTCAAGCGTCCCCGGTGTGGCTACTGCCCGTGGTGGCCCCGATGGTGGCGGCGACGCTGGGCGCGATGCTCGTGGACCGGGTGCCCGCCGGAGGCTGGCGCGGGGCCGCCCTGCTGGGCTGCTACGGGCTGTTCGCCCTCAGCCTGCTCGCCGTGCTCGTCATCCTGCCGCTGGTGACGGCGAGGCTTCTCCGCGAGGGTCCTCCGCCGCTCGCGCTGACGCCGGCCCTGTTCCTGGTGCTCGGCCCCCTGGGCCAGTCGACCACCGCCGTGCACCGGCTCGCCGACGCGGCCCCCGCGGCGGTCGGGGAGGCGGACGCGGCGGCGCTCGGGAGCTTCGCGACCGCCTACGGGACCGCCGCCCTCGGCCTCGCCCTGCTGTGGCTCGTCCCGGCCGCGGCCCTGGTGGTGCGGGCGGCGCGCCGGGGCATGCCGTTCGCGATGACCTGGTGGGCGTTCACCTTCCCGGTCGGCACCTGCGTCACGGGGGCGGCGGCGCTGTCCGCCCGCACCGGCGCGGCGGCTCCCGCGTGGGCGGCGGCCGGGCTCTACGCGTTCCTGGTCGCGGCGTGGGCCGCGGCCGGGACCCTCACCCTGCGCGGCCTCGCCGGCGGAGCGCTGCCCGCAGCGCCGTCGGGGCCGCCGCCAGCGACGGGCCGTACCAGGTGA
- a CDS encoding glutamine synthetase family protein, whose amino-acid sequence MADRTPPLTVEELRALVASGEIDTVVLAFPDMQGRLQGKRFAARFFLDEVLDHGTEGCNYLLAVDTEMNTVDGYAMSSWERGYGDFAMHPDPATLRRVPWNEGTAMLVADLAWSDGTPVAAAPRQILRRQLERLAEYGWTAQVGTELEFIVFKDTYEQAWDRGYHGLTPANQYNIDYSVLGTGRIEPLLRRIRNEMAAAGLTVESAKGECNPGQHEIVFRYDEALVTCDQHAIYKTGTKEIAAQEGVSITFMAKYNEREGNSCHIHLSLTDADGRNAMAGDGPDGMSDVMRHFLAGQLAALRDFSLLYAPNVNSYKRFQPGSFAPTAVAWGHDNRTCALRVVGHGRSTRFENRLPGGDVNPHLAVAALIAAGLHGIEQKLELPEACAGNAYSAGYEHVPTTLREAAELWDNSPVAKAAFGDEVVAHYRNMARVELDAFDAAVTDWELRRSFERM is encoded by the coding sequence GTGGCAGACCGCACACCCCCGCTGACCGTCGAGGAGCTCAGGGCCCTCGTCGCGAGCGGTGAGATCGACACCGTAGTCCTGGCCTTCCCCGATATGCAGGGCAGGCTCCAGGGCAAGCGGTTCGCCGCCCGGTTCTTCCTCGACGAGGTCCTGGACCACGGTACGGAGGGCTGCAACTACCTACTCGCCGTCGACACCGAGATGAACACCGTGGACGGCTACGCGATGTCCTCGTGGGAGCGCGGTTACGGAGACTTCGCCATGCACCCCGACCCGGCCACCCTGCGCCGCGTCCCCTGGAACGAGGGCACGGCCATGCTCGTCGCCGACCTGGCGTGGAGCGACGGCACCCCGGTCGCCGCCGCTCCCCGCCAGATCCTGCGCCGCCAGCTGGAGCGCCTGGCCGAGTACGGCTGGACCGCGCAGGTCGGCACCGAGCTGGAGTTCATCGTCTTCAAGGACACCTACGAGCAGGCCTGGGACCGCGGCTACCACGGTCTGACCCCGGCCAACCAGTACAACATCGACTACTCGGTCCTCGGCACCGGCCGCATCGAGCCCCTGCTGCGCCGGATCCGCAACGAGATGGCCGCCGCCGGACTCACCGTCGAGTCGGCCAAGGGCGAGTGCAACCCCGGCCAGCACGAGATCGTGTTCCGCTACGACGAGGCCCTCGTCACCTGCGACCAGCACGCGATCTACAAGACCGGCACCAAGGAGATCGCCGCCCAGGAAGGCGTCTCCATCACCTTCATGGCCAAGTACAACGAGCGCGAGGGCAACTCCTGCCACATCCACCTCTCGCTCACCGACGCCGACGGCCGCAACGCCATGGCGGGTGACGGACCGGACGGCATGTCGGACGTCATGCGGCACTTCCTCGCCGGCCAGCTCGCCGCCCTGCGCGACTTCTCCCTGCTGTACGCGCCGAACGTCAACTCCTACAAGCGGTTCCAGCCCGGTTCCTTCGCCCCGACCGCCGTCGCCTGGGGCCACGACAACCGGACCTGCGCGCTGCGCGTCGTCGGCCACGGCCGCTCGACGCGCTTCGAGAACCGGCTGCCCGGCGGCGACGTCAACCCCCATCTGGCCGTCGCCGCACTGATCGCCGCGGGCCTGCACGGGATCGAGCAGAAGCTGGAGCTGCCCGAGGCCTGCGCGGGCAACGCCTACAGCGCCGGCTACGAGCACGTCCCGACCACCCTCCGCGAGGCCGCCGAACTCTGGGACAACAGCCCCGTCGCCAAGGCCGCCTTCGGGGACGAGGTCGTCGCCCACTACCGCAACATGGCGCGGGTCGAACTCGACGCGTTCGACGCCGCGGTCACCGACTGGGAGCTCCGCCGCTCCTTCGAACGCATGTGA
- a CDS encoding gamma-glutamyl-gamma-aminobutyrate hydrolase family protein gives MTQPLIGVSTYLEDASWGVWRLPAALLPVGYPRLVQSAGGIAAMLPPDDPGLAAAAVARLDGLVVAGGPDVEPVRYGADPDPRTGPPARERDAWELALIRAALDTGTPLLGICRGMQLLNVALGGTLVQHLDGHVDAVGVFGRHGVTPVAGTRYASLVPEESSVPTYHHQSVDRLGTGLVVSAHAHDGTVEAVELPGPSWVLGVQWHPEMAEDTRVMAGLVRAAS, from the coding sequence GTGACCCAGCCGCTCATCGGCGTCAGCACCTACCTGGAGGACGCCTCGTGGGGCGTGTGGCGACTGCCCGCCGCACTACTGCCCGTCGGCTATCCGCGCCTCGTCCAGTCGGCCGGAGGCATCGCCGCCATGCTGCCGCCGGACGATCCCGGCCTGGCCGCGGCGGCGGTGGCCCGGCTCGACGGGCTGGTCGTCGCGGGCGGGCCCGACGTCGAGCCCGTACGCTACGGTGCCGACCCGGATCCGCGCACCGGACCGCCGGCCCGGGAGCGGGACGCCTGGGAGCTGGCCCTGATCCGCGCCGCGCTCGACACCGGTACCCCGCTGCTGGGGATCTGCCGGGGCATGCAGCTGCTGAACGTCGCCCTCGGCGGCACGCTCGTCCAGCACCTCGACGGGCACGTGGACGCCGTCGGCGTCTTCGGCCGGCACGGCGTGACGCCGGTCGCGGGCACCCGGTACGCCTCGCTGGTGCCGGAGGAGTCGTCGGTGCCGACCTACCACCACCAGTCCGTGGACCGTCTCGGCACCGGTCTCGTCGTCTCGGCGCACGCGCACGACGGCACCGTGGAGGCCGTCGAACTCCCCGGCCCCTCCTGGGTGCTCGGAGTGCAGTGGCATCCGGAGATGGCCGAGGACACCCGGGTGATGGCGGGTCTCGTTCGCGCCGCCTCCTGA
- a CDS encoding 3-oxoacyl-ACP reductase has protein sequence MSTAHNDTPVCRRLVGRTAVITGAGSGIGLATARRLASEGAHVVCGDIDETAGKAAAEEVGGTFVKVDVTDAEQVEALFRTAFDTYGSVDIAFNNAGISPPDDDSILETGLDAWKRVQEVNLTSVYLCCRAAIPYMRRQGRGSIINTASFVARMGAATSQISYTASKGGVLAMSRELGVQFAREGIRVNALCPGPVNTPLLQELFAKDPERAARRLVHIPVGRFAEAEEMAAAVAFLASDDSSFVNATDFLVDGGISGAYVTPV, from the coding sequence ATGAGCACTGCACACAACGACACCCCCGTCTGCCGCCGGCTCGTCGGCCGCACCGCCGTCATCACCGGTGCCGGCAGCGGCATCGGACTGGCCACCGCGCGCCGCCTCGCCTCCGAAGGGGCCCACGTCGTCTGCGGCGACATCGACGAGACCGCGGGCAAGGCCGCGGCCGAGGAGGTCGGCGGGACGTTCGTGAAGGTGGACGTCACCGACGCCGAGCAGGTGGAGGCGCTGTTCCGGACCGCCTTCGACACCTACGGCAGCGTCGACATCGCCTTCAACAACGCCGGCATCTCGCCCCCCGACGACGACTCCATCCTGGAGACCGGCCTGGACGCCTGGAAGCGGGTACAGGAGGTCAACCTCACCTCCGTCTACCTGTGCTGCAGGGCCGCCATCCCCTACATGCGGCGGCAGGGCCGCGGCTCCATCATCAACACGGCCTCGTTCGTGGCCCGGATGGGCGCCGCGACCTCCCAGATCTCGTACACCGCGAGCAAGGGCGGCGTCCTCGCCATGTCCCGGGAGCTGGGCGTGCAGTTCGCCCGCGAGGGCATCAGGGTCAACGCGCTCTGCCCGGGGCCGGTCAACACCCCGCTGCTCCAGGAGCTGTTCGCCAAGGACCCCGAGCGGGCGGCCCGCCGGCTGGTGCACATCCCCGTCGGCCGCTTCGCCGAGGCGGAGGAGATGGCCGCGGCCGTGGCGTTCCTCGCCAGCGACGACTCGTCCTTCGTCAACGCCACCGACTTCCTGGTCGACGGCGGCATCTCGGGGGCGTACGTCACTCCTGTGTAA
- a CDS encoding LysR family transcriptional regulator, producing the protein MSDGERGPVAHRVPDLAALELLLAVARHGSLGRAARDLGVTQPAASSRIRSMERQLGVALVDRSPRGSRLTDAGALVTDWARRIVEAAEAFDAGAQALRDRRDSRLRVAASMTIAEYLLPGWLIALRQQRPGTAVSLLAGNSAAVARRLLRGEADLGFVEGLAVPEGLDGAVVGHDRLVVVAAPGHEWARRRSPLPPEKLAATPLVLRERGSGTRQVLDSALAHHGGLAEPLLELASTTAVKAAAVSGAGPAVLSELAVTEELGSRRLVRIPVEGIRLRRDLRAVWPHGHRPTGPARDLLSLTRSGG; encoded by the coding sequence ATGAGCGATGGGGAACGCGGGCCGGTGGCCCACCGGGTGCCCGACCTTGCCGCGCTGGAACTGCTGCTCGCGGTGGCCCGTCACGGGAGCCTCGGGCGCGCCGCCCGGGACCTCGGTGTGACCCAGCCCGCGGCGAGCAGCCGGATCCGCTCCATGGAGCGGCAGCTTGGCGTCGCGCTGGTGGACCGCTCCCCGCGCGGCTCCCGGCTGACCGACGCGGGGGCGCTGGTCACGGACTGGGCGCGGCGGATCGTGGAGGCGGCCGAGGCGTTCGACGCGGGGGCGCAGGCGCTGCGGGACCGGCGCGACTCCCGGCTGAGGGTCGCCGCCAGCATGACCATCGCCGAGTACCTGCTGCCCGGCTGGCTGATCGCACTCCGCCAGCAGCGCCCGGGCACCGCGGTGTCCCTGCTCGCAGGCAACTCGGCGGCGGTCGCCCGGCGCCTGCTGCGCGGCGAGGCGGATCTCGGCTTCGTCGAGGGCCTCGCCGTGCCGGAGGGTCTCGACGGCGCGGTCGTCGGCCACGACCGGCTCGTCGTCGTCGCGGCGCCGGGACACGAGTGGGCGCGCCGGCGCTCGCCGCTGCCACCCGAGAAGCTCGCCGCCACCCCGCTGGTGCTGCGCGAGCGGGGCTCGGGCACCCGGCAGGTGCTCGACTCGGCGCTCGCCCACCACGGCGGCCTCGCCGAGCCCCTGCTCGAACTGGCCTCCACCACTGCGGTGAAGGCCGCCGCGGTGAGCGGCGCGGGTCCCGCGGTCCTCAGCGAACTAGCGGTGACGGAGGAGCTGGGTTCCCGCCGCCTCGTCCGCATCCCCGTCGAGGGGATCCGCCTCCGGCGCGACCTCCGCGCGGTCTGGCCCCACGGCCACCGCCCGACGGGCCCCGCCCGCGACCTGCTGTCACTGACGCGGTCCGGGGGCTGA
- a CDS encoding aldehyde dehydrogenase family protein has protein sequence MSQPYALDVLNPATEEVIATVPGADAADVDAAVRRAARAQRAWAAAAPADRARLLRRFAAVVDDHIEELALLEVREAGHTLGNARWEAGNVRDLLDYSAGGVERLTGRQIPVPGGINLTILEPLGVVGVIAPWNFPMPIAAWGTAPALAAGNAVLLKPAETTPLTALRLAELALDAGLPEDLFQVLPGRGAVAGDALVRHPGVAKIVFTGSTRIGKQIMALCSERVKRVTLELGGKSPNIVFADADIEAAAAAAPMAFLDNSGQDCCARTRILVQRPVYDDFLDRLAPALKSVVVGDPADEATQMGPLISRAQLDRVRSYVTDDLATVRGGAPTGPGFWFPPTLVTGVPPEAPVATDEVFGPVAVVLPFDDEEDAVRLANATEYGLSGSVWTRDVGRALRVSGAVAAGNLSVNSHSSVRYWTPFGGYGQSGLGRELGPDALTAFTETKNVFISTEA, from the coding sequence GTGTCGCAACCGTACGCACTCGATGTGCTCAACCCGGCCACCGAGGAAGTCATCGCCACCGTCCCCGGCGCGGACGCCGCCGACGTCGACGCCGCCGTGCGCCGCGCCGCGCGGGCCCAGCGCGCCTGGGCGGCCGCGGCCCCCGCCGACCGCGCCAGGCTGCTGCGCCGCTTCGCGGCCGTCGTCGACGACCACATCGAGGAACTCGCCCTGCTCGAGGTCCGGGAGGCCGGGCACACCCTCGGCAACGCCCGCTGGGAGGCCGGCAACGTCCGCGACCTCCTCGACTACTCCGCCGGGGGAGTGGAACGCCTCACCGGCCGGCAGATCCCCGTCCCCGGCGGCATCAACCTGACCATCCTCGAACCGCTCGGCGTGGTGGGGGTCATCGCCCCCTGGAACTTCCCCATGCCCATCGCCGCCTGGGGCACCGCGCCCGCGCTCGCCGCCGGCAACGCCGTCCTCCTCAAACCCGCCGAGACCACCCCGCTGACCGCGCTGCGACTGGCCGAACTCGCCCTGGACGCCGGCCTTCCCGAGGACCTCTTCCAGGTGCTGCCCGGCCGCGGCGCGGTCGCGGGCGACGCGCTGGTGCGCCACCCCGGCGTCGCGAAGATCGTCTTCACCGGCTCCACCCGGATCGGCAAGCAGATCATGGCGCTCTGCTCCGAGCGCGTGAAGCGCGTCACCCTCGAACTCGGCGGCAAGAGCCCCAACATCGTCTTCGCCGACGCCGACATCGAGGCCGCGGCCGCCGCGGCACCGATGGCCTTCCTGGACAACAGCGGACAGGACTGCTGCGCCCGCACCCGCATCCTGGTGCAGCGCCCCGTGTACGACGACTTCCTCGACCGCCTCGCCCCCGCGCTGAAGTCGGTCGTCGTGGGCGACCCCGCGGACGAGGCCACCCAGATGGGCCCGCTCATCTCACGCGCCCAGCTGGACCGCGTCCGCTCGTACGTCACCGACGACCTCGCGACGGTGCGGGGCGGCGCGCCCACCGGTCCCGGCTTCTGGTTCCCCCCCACCCTCGTCACCGGTGTCCCGCCCGAGGCCCCCGTCGCCACCGACGAGGTGTTCGGCCCGGTCGCCGTCGTCCTGCCCTTCGACGACGAGGAGGACGCCGTACGCCTCGCCAACGCCACCGAGTACGGGCTCTCCGGCTCCGTCTGGACCCGCGACGTGGGCCGGGCACTGCGCGTCTCCGGCGCCGTCGCCGCGGGCAACCTGTCCGTCAACTCCCACTCCAGCGTCCGCTACTGGACCCCCTTCGGCGGATACGGGCAGTCCGGCCTCGGCCGCGAACTCGGCCCCGACGCCCTCACCGCTTTCACCGAGACCAAGAACGTCTTCATCAGCACGGAGGCCTGA
- a CDS encoding helical backbone metal receptor, whose translation MTRVVSLVPSLTEAIAASAPGLLAGATRWCTHPPDLRAARIGGTKNPDVAAVAALRPDLVVANEEENRGPDIAELRTAGLEVLVTEVRSLPQAFAELQRVLDACGVPRPRWLDDAEAAWGAVEPCAEPRRAVVPVWRRPWMVLGRDTFAGDLLARLGVENVYAAHPDRYPRIPLDELNAAGADLVVLPDEPYRFSADDGPEAFPAVPAALVDGRMLTWYGPSLAAAPTALRAALRRRGRAG comes from the coding sequence GTGACGAGGGTCGTCTCGCTGGTGCCCTCCCTCACCGAGGCCATCGCGGCCAGCGCGCCCGGGCTGCTGGCCGGAGCCACCCGCTGGTGCACCCACCCCCCGGACCTGCGAGCGGCCAGGATCGGCGGCACGAAGAACCCCGACGTGGCGGCGGTGGCCGCGCTGCGGCCCGATCTCGTCGTCGCCAACGAGGAGGAGAACCGGGGGCCGGATATCGCCGAGCTGCGGACCGCGGGGCTGGAGGTCCTCGTCACCGAGGTGCGGAGCCTGCCCCAGGCGTTCGCCGAGTTGCAGCGGGTGCTGGACGCCTGCGGGGTGCCGCGCCCCCGGTGGCTCGACGACGCCGAGGCCGCGTGGGGCGCCGTCGAACCGTGCGCGGAGCCGCGCCGCGCGGTGGTGCCGGTCTGGCGGCGGCCCTGGATGGTCCTCGGCCGCGACACCTTCGCCGGTGACCTGCTGGCCCGGCTCGGCGTCGAGAACGTCTACGCCGCACACCCGGACCGCTATCCCCGGATCCCGCTCGACGAACTGAACGCCGCGGGCGCAGACCTCGTGGTGCTCCCCGACGAGCCCTATCGATTCAGCGCGGACGACGGCCCGGAGGCGTTCCCGGCGGTCCCCGCCGCGCTCGTCGACGGGCGCATGCTCACCTGGTACGGCCCGTCGCTGGCGGCGGCCCCGACGGCGCTGCGGGCAGCGCTCCGCCGGCGAGGCCGCGCAGGGTGA